The following is a genomic window from Acidimicrobium ferrooxidans DSM 10331.
TTGCGAGCTTCGTGAGCGCGCGGCTCATGGAGACCTGGGCACACGGGGTCGACGTCGTCAACGCACTCGGCCACGACGTGGCGGACACGGTGAGCGACCGGCTTCGCCACGTGTGCTTTCTCGGTTGGGCCGCGAGACGCTTCGCCCTTGCGACCCACGGCATCACCGACCTCGACGATCCACTCCGACTCGAAGCGATCGGGCCCTCGGGCGAGCTCTGGGCCTGGGGGCCCGAGGATGCCCCGAATCGCGTGCGCGGCTCGGCGCTCGAGATCGCCCTCGTCGTGACGCAGCGACGCCACGTGTCACGCACCTCGGTCGAGGCCACGGGGGCGCTTGCTCGTCGTTGGCTCGAGGTCGCCCAGGCCTTCGCCGGCCCACCGACGGTCGCCTCGAAGGAGCGCTGAGCCGTGGCAGCGCCGATCCTCGAACGCCCCGTCGACCCGCGCGACCCAGGCTTCGTCGCGAACCGGGCGGCGATGGTCGAGCTCGTGGAACAGCTCGAGTCGCTCCTCGACCAAGCCGCTCTCGGGGGAGGTGCCGAGGCCCACGCGCGCAGGGCCGCGCGAGGCCTGCTCGGGGTGCGCGAACGTGTCGGCCTCCTCGTCGATCCG
Proteins encoded in this region:
- a CDS encoding TIGR03084 family metal-binding protein, whose translation is MSGSGLDLVGLIDDLQAEHRTLRATLHDAGWEVWELPTRAAPWRIREQVAHLTFFDEVAMWSIDHPERLDTLRAAFDASIDPSERADVVWARELAPQTLWERWCRANDTLVTRLARLVDEDPGRRLDWIGPSMGLASFVSARLMETWAHGVDVVNALGHDVADTVSDRLRHVCFLGWAARRFALATHGITDLDDPLRLEAIGPSGELWAWGPEDAPNRVRGSALEIALVVTQRRHVSRTSVEATGALARRWLEVAQAFAGPPTVASKER